The proteins below come from a single Triticum aestivum cultivar Chinese Spring chromosome 5D, IWGSC CS RefSeq v2.1, whole genome shotgun sequence genomic window:
- the LOC123125548 gene encoding late embryogenesis abundant protein D-34, whose translation MAQAKCGVDSQTYAQIDTCSPGRVFDAAVTVAPSDDERLAHGGCRAVVDEEQDTKVKISEALEAAARAVGYDPVERSDAAAIRAAEARAVGTGVDIPAGIAAQAQAAADANATAAHAEDKITIGDVLKWNATAKLPSGKAVTREDAAAAVEAEAAHAPGKATKPYGVGAALTEAARRNQEGTCRK comes from the exons ATGGCGCAGGCCAAATGCGGAGTAGATTCCCAAACCTACGCCCAGATCGACACCTGTAGTCCAGGCCGGGTGTTCGACGCTGCCGTGACCGTCGCCCCGAGCGACGACGAGCGGCTTGCGCACGGGGGCTGCCGTGCGGTCGTCGACGAAGAGCAGGACACCAAGGTCAAGATCTCGGaggcgctggaggcggcggcgcgggccgttGGGTACGACCCCGTGGAGAGGTCCGACGCCGCGGCCATACGCGCCGCGGAGGCGCGCGCCGTCGGCACCGGAGTGGACATCCCTGCCGGGATCGCAGCGCAGGCGCAGGCTGCAGCGGACGCCAACGCCACGGCCGCGCACGCCGAGGACAAGATCACCATCGGAGACGTCCTCAAG TGGAACGCGACGGCGAAGCTGCCTTCGGGCAAGGCGGTGACGAGGGAGGACGCGGCTgccgcggtggaggcggaggcggcgcatGCCCCCGGCAAGGCGACCAAGCCATACGGTGTGGGAGCGGCGCTTACAGAGGCCGCGAGGCGCAATCAGGAGGGGACTTGCCGTAAATAG